A region from the Pontixanthobacter aestiaquae genome encodes:
- a CDS encoding glycine zipper 2TM domain-containing protein: MTLKTAKTAAIALAVPCLAFATPGSAASVPTLAAPSASHTQFVTFQSETVAEHHRGRDHRYKRGRGHYRDQYRGDYGYQGQPVYRDTRIWRGRDGRYYCRKENGTTGLLIGAAVGGLIGNEVAGRGDRTLGAILGAAGGAILGRAIDRSNSRCR; encoded by the coding sequence ATGACCCTGAAAACAGCTAAAACCGCCGCAATCGCCTTGGCCGTCCCATGCTTGGCTTTTGCAACGCCTGGATCGGCGGCCTCTGTGCCGACGCTTGCTGCGCCGAGCGCTTCGCATACCCAATTCGTGACATTCCAAAGTGAGACTGTCGCCGAACATCATCGCGGGCGCGATCATCGTTACAAGCGCGGTCGTGGCCATTACCGTGACCAGTATCGCGGAGATTACGGCTATCAGGGCCAACCCGTCTATCGCGACACCCGTATCTGGCGTGGCCGCGACGGGCGCTATTACTGCCGCAAAGAAAATGGCACGACCGGCCTGCTTATCGGTGCCGCAGTTGGCGGCCTGATCGGTAATGAAGTTGCGGGGCGCGGTGACCGCACATTGGGTGCGATCCTTGGCGCGGCTGGGGGCGCGATTCTTGGTCGCGCAATCGACCGCAGCAATTCGCGCTGCCGTTAA
- the rarD gene encoding EamA family transporter RarD, whose product MTDKDQTQSPSGLPAALGAYTIWGLLPLYLILVQSVPPFEFVGWRIIWTLPLCLLIVALRKQFSELFTAIRDRKVLLTLMASATLIGVNWLVYIWAIQNGNVYAASLGYYMNPLLNVVLGTAILGEKLSARQWIAVALAACGVAILAMGALTTLWISMTLAVTFGTYGLLRKQVAVGSLPGLTIESTLLLLPASGIALYYAGLPQGSAFTVDPLLSFYIVLGGVVTAVPLLLFAVAARRMDYSTLGFIQFLAPSIVFLLGLFVFKEDLKPAQLGCFLLIWSALAIFLWDLWSRRPKAAST is encoded by the coding sequence ATGACCGACAAGGATCAAACCCAGTCGCCTTCGGGCCTACCTGCCGCGTTGGGCGCCTACACGATCTGGGGTTTGCTGCCGCTCTATCTCATTCTGGTTCAAAGCGTCCCACCGTTCGAATTTGTCGGTTGGCGGATCATCTGGACACTACCGCTGTGCTTACTGATTGTGGCGCTTCGCAAACAATTTTCGGAACTGTTCACGGCAATCCGCGACCGCAAGGTGCTGCTTACCCTCATGGCAAGTGCGACACTGATCGGCGTCAATTGGCTGGTTTATATCTGGGCGATCCAGAACGGAAATGTCTATGCCGCCAGTCTCGGTTACTATATGAACCCCTTGCTGAATGTGGTTTTGGGCACGGCCATATTAGGCGAGAAGCTTTCTGCCCGCCAATGGATCGCTGTGGCGCTTGCCGCTTGCGGTGTCGCAATTCTCGCCATGGGCGCGTTGACGACTCTATGGATCAGCATGACTCTGGCTGTGACATTCGGCACCTATGGTCTGCTCCGCAAACAAGTTGCTGTCGGCTCACTTCCGGGCTTAACGATTGAGTCAACGCTGCTGCTGCTGCCAGCATCTGGGATCGCGCTCTACTACGCTGGCCTACCGCAAGGCTCTGCCTTCACCGTCGACCCGCTATTAAGTTTCTACATAGTCCTCGGCGGCGTGGTCACGGCTGTGCCGCTGCTGCTATTTGCAGTCGCGGCGAGGCGCATGGACTACTCGACACTCGGATTCATCCAGTTTCTCGCCCCGTCGATTGTATTCCTGCTCGGCTTATTCGTGTTCAAGGAAGATCTCAAACCCGCACAGCTGGGGTGTTTCCTGCTGATCTGGTCCGCGCTAGCCATTTTCCTCTGGGATCTATGGTCGCGCCGACCGAAAGCGGCGTCCACCTAA
- the pyrC gene encoding dihydroorotase yields MNEITIRRPDDWHLHFRDGDIMRGVVPHTARQFARAIVMPNLSPPVTDVAAATAYRDRILAAVPDGVDFTPLITCYLTDASDPDELARGYESGVFTAAKLYPANATTNSAHGVSNILELRSVLERMQDIGMLLLIHGEVTDHDVDIFDREKVFIERTMRQLVADYPTLKIVFEHITTADAATFVREAGPNVAATVTPQHLHINRNAMLVGGLRPHAYCLPVAKRETHRLALRKAVTSGSKKFFLGTDSAPHAREDKESACGCAGIFNAPYALESYLAVFEQEGALDKFEAFASENGPDFYGLPRNEGTVTLQRTDNAVPMTIDANGTTIVPFHAGDTLGWKLVG; encoded by the coding sequence ATGAACGAAATCACTATCCGCCGCCCTGACGATTGGCATCTCCACTTCCGTGACGGCGACATCATGCGCGGCGTTGTGCCGCACACGGCTCGCCAGTTTGCCCGCGCGATTGTCATGCCAAATCTGTCTCCACCCGTGACCGATGTGGCCGCAGCGACAGCCTATCGAGACCGGATTCTTGCGGCTGTCCCGGACGGTGTCGATTTTACACCGCTCATTACATGCTACCTGACCGACGCGAGCGATCCGGATGAACTTGCACGCGGATATGAGTCCGGCGTTTTTACCGCCGCGAAACTTTATCCGGCGAATGCGACAACAAATTCCGCCCATGGTGTGAGCAACATTCTTGAACTTCGAAGCGTTCTTGAAAGAATGCAGGATATCGGGATGCTGTTGCTCATTCACGGCGAAGTGACCGACCATGACGTTGACATTTTCGACCGGGAAAAGGTCTTTATCGAGCGGACGATGCGGCAACTTGTGGCTGACTATCCGACACTCAAAATCGTGTTCGAGCATATCACGACCGCCGATGCCGCGACTTTTGTTCGCGAGGCCGGTCCGAATGTTGCGGCGACGGTCACACCCCAGCATCTCCACATCAATCGCAATGCGATGCTGGTCGGCGGATTGCGGCCGCATGCCTATTGCTTGCCGGTCGCCAAACGCGAGACTCACCGGCTGGCGCTCCGCAAGGCAGTAACATCCGGATCGAAGAAGTTTTTCCTGGGTACCGACAGTGCGCCGCACGCGCGGGAAGACAAGGAAAGTGCCTGTGGCTGCGCGGGTATTTTCAATGCGCCATACGCGCTGGAAAGCTATCTCGCCGTGTTCGAACAAGAGGGTGCGCTGGACAAATTTGAAGCCTTCGCTTCGGAGAACGGTCCGGATTTTTACGGCTTGCCGCGCAATGAAGGCACGGTGACATTACAAAGAACGGACAATGCGGTGCCCATGACGATTGACGCGAATGGCACCACAATTGTTCCCTTTCATGCCGGCGATACACTCGGCTGGAAATTGGTCGGTTAG
- the astD gene encoding succinylglutamate-semialdehyde dehydrogenase — translation MSQTEIISFQPATGEELWRGKVDDVDEAVDRARRAWPAWAAQPLAYRIEACRRFANEVRKVSDKMAQLISKETGKPLWEAHTEVEAVINKVDISVTAYAERTGQKKLNSALQGNAAVRHKPHGVMVVLGPYNFPAHLPNGHIIPALIAGNVVIFKPSEKTPAVGQLLMECFNKAGISAAVAQFFVGGPEEGKALVSHNGIDGVLFTGSAQAGIAINKKLANNPGKIVALEMGGNNPIVVIDTPKVTDAATLIVQSAFTSAGQRCTAARRLIVTESMYDSIIDEVKNLVSRVIVGEPFAEPAPFMGPVIDNAAAEQLVESFLYFLSNGGKAIRHMRRPDDNLPFLSPAIIDTTDMPDRPDVELFGPLLQVIKVKDFDSAIAEANRTRFGLSASLIGGSPQDYNRFWANVRAGIVNWNRPTNGASSNAPFGGLGLSGNHRPAAYYAADYCAYPVASTEMDQPRATIGVGLSQD, via the coding sequence GTGTCCCAAACAGAGATCATATCCTTCCAACCTGCGACCGGTGAGGAATTATGGCGCGGCAAAGTCGATGATGTGGATGAGGCGGTTGATCGTGCGCGCCGTGCATGGCCTGCCTGGGCCGCTCAACCGCTTGCATACCGGATCGAGGCGTGTCGCCGATTCGCCAATGAAGTGCGCAAAGTTTCGGACAAAATGGCCCAGCTGATTTCCAAAGAGACGGGCAAACCGCTGTGGGAAGCCCATACTGAAGTCGAAGCGGTTATTAACAAGGTGGATATTTCCGTCACTGCCTATGCAGAGCGTACCGGACAGAAAAAGCTGAACAGCGCGCTTCAGGGAAACGCCGCGGTCCGGCACAAACCGCACGGCGTTATGGTTGTCTTGGGGCCCTATAATTTCCCGGCCCATTTGCCCAACGGACATATTATCCCAGCATTGATTGCCGGCAATGTGGTTATTTTCAAGCCGAGCGAGAAAACCCCAGCGGTCGGCCAATTGTTGATGGAATGTTTCAACAAGGCAGGCATTTCGGCGGCAGTTGCTCAGTTCTTCGTCGGCGGCCCGGAAGAAGGTAAAGCGCTGGTTTCGCATAATGGCATCGACGGAGTGCTATTTACCGGATCCGCGCAAGCAGGAATCGCCATTAATAAAAAGCTGGCCAACAATCCGGGTAAGATCGTAGCGCTCGAAATGGGCGGCAACAATCCGATTGTCGTAATCGATACTCCTAAAGTGACCGACGCCGCGACATTGATCGTGCAATCGGCTTTCACCTCGGCCGGGCAGCGCTGCACCGCCGCGCGCCGTCTTATCGTAACCGAGAGCATGTATGATTCGATTATCGATGAGGTAAAAAATCTGGTCAGCCGGGTGATTGTCGGAGAGCCATTCGCCGAGCCGGCACCGTTCATGGGGCCAGTGATCGATAATGCCGCTGCCGAACAATTGGTCGAAAGTTTTCTCTATTTCCTGTCCAATGGCGGTAAAGCTATCCGCCATATGCGCAGGCCGGATGACAATCTGCCATTCCTCTCACCCGCGATCATCGACACAACCGACATGCCGGACCGCCCCGATGTCGAGCTATTTGGCCCGCTGCTACAGGTCATCAAAGTCAAGGATTTCGATTCCGCAATAGCCGAAGCGAACCGCACGCGCTTCGGTCTGTCCGCATCGCTGATTGGCGGAAGTCCACAGGATTACAACAGGTTCTGGGCCAATGTTCGCGCCGGTATTGTCAATTGGAACCGGCCAACCAATGGTGCGTCGTCTAACGCTCCGTTTGGTGGACTGGGCCTTTCAGGCAACCACCGTCCTGCCGCTTATTACGCAGCAGATTATTGCGCCTACCCCGTGGCCAGCACCGAAATGGATCAGCCACGCGCGACCATTGGCGTCGGGCTCAGCCAAGACTAA
- the ygfZ gene encoding CAF17-like 4Fe-4S cluster assembly/insertion protein YgfZ, producing MPNPRLFDRAIIRLSSLDDGENVADFLQGLVTNDVSGELPIWAALLSAQGKAMFDFLVWPGGEGELVIDCEAELADDLVKRLSLYRLRRKIAIERDDTIGVFWQPRLSVGGTPDPRLAELGQRWIGPTSQEDVPADGEWLAHRLLLGVPEGSAELGDILWLETNAADLNGVSFEKGCYIGQENTARMNWRQKVNRRLVVVPIDQSTEKRQKAAYPDLGLAVDHLRVADIPAEFVPDWMTLGS from the coding sequence ATGCCAAATCCACGCCTGTTCGACCGCGCGATCATCCGCCTTTCTTCCCTCGACGACGGAGAGAATGTTGCCGACTTCCTTCAGGGATTGGTGACGAACGATGTCAGCGGCGAATTGCCCATATGGGCCGCGTTGCTCAGCGCGCAGGGCAAGGCCATGTTCGATTTTCTCGTCTGGCCCGGAGGCGAAGGCGAACTGGTGATCGATTGCGAAGCCGAATTGGCGGATGATCTGGTCAAGCGCCTCTCGCTCTACCGTCTGCGCAGAAAGATCGCGATCGAGCGTGACGATACTATAGGCGTGTTCTGGCAGCCCAGACTAAGTGTCGGCGGCACACCCGATCCGCGCCTGGCCGAATTGGGGCAGCGCTGGATTGGCCCGACATCACAAGAGGACGTACCCGCTGATGGCGAGTGGCTCGCCCACCGGCTGTTGCTTGGCGTTCCGGAAGGTAGCGCCGAACTCGGCGATATTCTGTGGCTTGAAACCAACGCGGCTGACCTTAACGGCGTGAGTTTCGAGAAAGGCTGCTATATTGGGCAGGAAAACACCGCGCGGATGAACTGGCGGCAAAAGGTCAATCGGCGGCTGGTGGTGGTGCCAATCGATCAATCGACAGAGAAACGGCAGAAAGCCGCCTATCCTGACTTAGGTCTGGCGGTCGATCATTTGCGGGTTGCCGATATTCCAGCCGAGTTTGTGCCGGATTGGATGACTTTGGGTAGCTAA